Proteins encoded in a region of the Zea mays cultivar B73 chromosome 4, Zm-B73-REFERENCE-NAM-5.0, whole genome shotgun sequence genome:
- the LOC103654359 gene encoding uncharacterized protein, with protein MMESSGGSGSSDPLLLAPGFRFYPTEEELLTFYLRHRLAGTKPVVEHLIPVMDIYGYHPSELQAMAGAANVCDTEQWFFFCPRAERELHGGRPARTTPSGYWKATGSPSYVYSSSPNNRVIGEKRTMVFYQGRAPTGNRTRWKMNEYKAVADDAPPAPGAPVMVRPSVRPSVLVHAFIFNDDGNQVVQQVLMTQLLAFDVINCICHVCKQLRNDFSVCRVYISTGTLRSFDRRPLNRPGGLAVVSAHQQAVHCGYQQQQLQPQLPPPAAVAKTTTRHHHQQMHAAVVVDDDAADSNGRHAAAAENSHDSSSSGSRGGVDGAEDAAMAIDWDSLIPPVDDLAFRGVDDLTRVIWPHN; from the coding sequence ATGATGGAAAGCAGTGGTGGTAGTGGCAGCAGTGATCCGTTGCTGCTGGCGCCGGGATTCAGGTTCTACCCGACGGAGGAGGAGCTGctgaccttctacctccggcaccGCCTCGCCGGCACCAAGCCCGTCGTCGAGCACCTGATCCCCGTCATGGACATCTACGGCTACCACCCCTCCGAGCTCCAGGCGATGGCCGGCGCGGCGAACGTGTGCGACACGGAGCAGTGGTTCTTCTTCTGCCCCCGCGCGGAGCGGGAGCTGCACGGTGGGCGGCCCGCGCGCACCACGCCGTCGGGCTACTGGAAGGCCACTGGGTCGCCGTCCTACGTCTACTCCTCCTCGCCCAACAACCGGGTCATCGGGGAGAAGCGCACCATGGTCTTCTACCAGGGCCGCGCGCCCACCGGCAACAGGACCCGCTGGAAGATGAACGAGTACAAGGCCGTCGCCGACGATGCGCCGCCGGCGCCAGGGGCGCCCGTCATGGTAcgtccgtccgtccgtccgtccgtccTTGTGCATGCATTTATTTTTAATGATGACGGTAATCAGGTCGTACAGCAAGTTTTGATGACGCAACTGCTAGCATTCGATGTTATTAATTGTATCTGCCATGTCTGCAAGCAGCTGCGGAACGACTTCAGCGTCTGCCGGGTGTACATCAGCACGGGCACGCTGAGGTCCTTCGACCGCCGGCCGCTCAACCGGCCGGGCGGCCTCGCCGTCGTCTCCGCTCATCAACAAGCCGTCCACTGCGGTTACCAACAGCAACAGCTACAGCCACAGCTACCGCCACCAGCGGCGGTGGCGAAGACGACGACGAGACACCACCATCAGCAGATGCATGCTGCGGTCGTCGTGGACGACGACGCGGCCGACAGCAACGGACGGCATGCAGCGGCGGCGGAGAACTCCCACGACAGCTCGTCGTCGGGGTCGCGGGGCGGCGTGGACGGAGCAGAAGACGCCGCCATGGCCATCGACTGGGACTCGCTCATCCCTCCTGTGGATGATCTCGCCTTCAGAGGCGTCGATGACTTGACCCGTGTCATTTGGCCCCATAATTGA